The following are encoded together in the Dyella terrae genome:
- a CDS encoding transglycosylase SLT domain-containing protein produces the protein MSTAKKTPLKKHSAKTTPKSDKQRVAVSVDLSARLKQIRALVVANNKSLQGADVIICQIYMESRFDPKASSDKSSAKGLMQLLKAPIRELYRLRELEKPAAQRRTETKVYQEADAYHDGTALLDEATNIQAGTEYLQRLIDHRTRQKKDDPVAEGFKDYRGVPNGIYYKKIKAAADKLRNDPDNVKILQDMVQ, from the coding sequence ATGAGCACCGCCAAAAAGACGCCGCTCAAAAAACATTCAGCGAAAACCACGCCAAAGTCGGACAAGCAACGCGTTGCCGTCTCCGTTGACCTGTCTGCCCGGCTCAAGCAGATCAGGGCGCTTGTGGTTGCCAACAATAAGTCCCTCCAGGGTGCTGACGTCATCATTTGCCAGATCTACATGGAGTCGCGCTTCGACCCGAAGGCGTCGTCCGACAAGAGCTCCGCCAAGGGCCTGATGCAGCTTCTCAAAGCCCCCATTCGTGAGCTTTACCGTTTGAGGGAGCTTGAGAAACCGGCGGCGCAGAGGCGTACCGAAACCAAGGTCTATCAAGAAGCCGATGCATATCACGATGGTACGGCGCTGCTTGATGAGGCCACCAACATTCAAGCGGGAACCGAGTACCTGCAGCGCCTTATTGATCACCGCACGCGACAAAAGAAGGATGACCCCGTTGCTGAGGGCTTTAAAGACTACAGGGGCGTTCCCAACGGCATCTATTACAAAAAGATAAAAGCAGCCGCCGACAAGCTGCGTAACGACCCGGACAACGTAAAGATCCTTCAGGACATGGTGCAATGA
- a CDS encoding T6SS effector phospholipase Tle3 domain-containing protein translates to MPDAPSPALARAQGITIPQGGDHYMPIGPKRPCITILVHGVNDLAGVYADIEKGLCDGLNERLDLLTPGKLSGDNPGRLMAATYSLPQDDQGKAANPDAIYYRRKFGSARRGEDGICSIVVPFYWGYREEEHAIQKDKPHGEWLDRHGNRLDKAGTKEGGPFANATTTLPDMWGNGFSGYLFGFVPVDAVAGTATHPLLPAAHRRYMVLGAQRLAMLVQIIRSRYPGDTINVVGHSQGTMLTLLANALLSEKGQRPVDGFVMMNSPYSLNEPLTETLQSFTQQQTREARLATLSGIVQFMTSQPNTTVSLADMAGNDVNTRVGGANWNGSTCQTRIDGQPVNLTERDNRGWVNLYFTPQDQTVGLSNVEGIGWQGIPDARGSQLVLSQLGARFSQRVFTLRRRNDAVEQVGAQPAGYRYILLRDGEKTWEDTGMDWTARFGRASFSAGQAVTLNSAALPLPVTADFANGADVTQRDTASGVYQANQHLDPVDARIAITRSSGWNPDKDLFTTEMDEGKAFARGRSAEDVEAVLNEGMDVADRTQVKRVIMLGNGKVNIIRSETPNEAARRWQRVEVPLSFHSAIPANPMHSQRVLAYDVAIGPTLSVMEEGFYAYLCRVADWRLDWQKTNAGWTNQKKTSTPVGAEDLPVQRCCRFTTTNN, encoded by the coding sequence ATGCCCGACGCCCCATCCCCCGCGTTAGCCCGCGCCCAAGGCATCACCATCCCCCAGGGTGGTGATCACTACATGCCCATTGGCCCCAAGCGCCCGTGCATCACCATCCTGGTGCACGGCGTAAACGATCTCGCCGGTGTCTATGCCGACATCGAAAAAGGGCTGTGCGATGGCCTCAACGAACGGCTGGATCTGCTCACGCCCGGCAAACTGTCCGGTGATAACCCCGGGCGGCTGATGGCCGCCACTTACAGCCTGCCGCAGGACGATCAAGGTAAGGCCGCCAACCCTGATGCTATCTACTACCGCCGCAAGTTCGGCAGTGCGCGGCGTGGCGAGGACGGCATCTGCAGCATCGTGGTGCCGTTCTACTGGGGCTACCGCGAAGAAGAGCACGCCATCCAGAAAGACAAGCCGCATGGCGAGTGGCTGGATCGCCACGGCAATCGGCTGGACAAGGCCGGCACCAAAGAAGGTGGCCCATTCGCCAACGCCACCACCACCTTGCCGGACATGTGGGGCAACGGCTTCAGCGGCTACCTGTTTGGTTTTGTACCGGTGGATGCCGTGGCAGGCACCGCCACGCACCCGCTGCTACCTGCCGCGCATCGCCGCTACATGGTACTCGGCGCCCAGCGGCTGGCCATGCTGGTGCAAATCATCCGCAGCCGTTACCCCGGCGACACCATCAACGTGGTTGGGCATAGCCAGGGCACCATGCTCACCTTGTTAGCCAATGCCTTGCTCAGCGAAAAGGGGCAGCGCCCGGTCGATGGGTTCGTGATGATGAACTCACCCTACAGCTTGAATGAGCCGCTCACCGAAACCCTGCAAAGCTTCACTCAGCAACAAACCCGCGAGGCGCGCCTGGCGACGCTGAGCGGCATCGTCCAGTTCATGACCAGTCAGCCCAACACCACCGTCTCGCTGGCCGACATGGCCGGTAACGACGTCAACACCCGTGTGGGCGGAGCCAACTGGAATGGCAGCACCTGCCAAACGCGCATCGATGGTCAACCCGTCAACCTTACCGAGCGCGACAACCGCGGCTGGGTCAACTTGTACTTCACGCCGCAAGACCAAACCGTAGGCCTGTCCAACGTGGAGGGCATCGGTTGGCAAGGCATACCCGATGCCCGTGGCAGCCAGCTGGTGCTGTCGCAACTGGGCGCGCGCTTCAGCCAGCGCGTATTTACCCTGCGTCGTCGCAACGATGCCGTTGAGCAAGTGGGTGCGCAACCGGCCGGCTACCGTTACATCCTGTTGCGCGACGGCGAAAAAACCTGGGAAGACACCGGCATGGACTGGACGGCGCGTTTTGGACGCGCCAGCTTTTCGGCCGGGCAGGCGGTGACCCTCAACAGCGCCGCGCTGCCTTTGCCGGTGACGGCGGATTTTGCCAACGGTGCGGATGTCACCCAGCGCGATACCGCCAGTGGCGTGTATCAGGCCAACCAGCATCTGGACCCCGTCGACGCGCGCATTGCCATCACCCGATCCAGCGGCTGGAACCCCGACAAGGACTTGTTCACCACCGAGATGGACGAAGGCAAAGCCTTCGCTCGGGGGCGCAGCGCGGAGGATGTCGAAGCTGTGCTCAACGAAGGCATGGACGTCGCTGATCGCACTCAGGTCAAGCGAGTCATCATGCTTGGCAATGGCAAGGTCAACATTATCCGCAGCGAAACGCCCAACGAAGCAGCGCGACGTTGGCAGAGAGTGGAAGTGCCACTGTCGTTTCACTCGGCTATTCCGGCCAACCCGATGCATAGCCAGCGCGTGTTGGCTTATGACGTAGCGATAGGGCCTACGCTTAGCGTGATGGAGGAGGGGTTTTATGCGTACCTGTGCCGCGTGGCGGATTGGCGGCTGGATTGGCA